From a single Theropithecus gelada isolate Dixy chromosome 10, Tgel_1.0, whole genome shotgun sequence genomic region:
- the SPAG4 gene encoding sperm-associated antigen 4 protein isoform X2, which yields MGRKLSAEAGASEPQLADSLWRGNQPTGSPAVSEEPLDLLPTLDLRQEMPPSRVFKSFLSLLFQVLSVLLSLAGDVLVSMYREVCSIRFLFTAVSLLSLFLAAIWLGLLYLVSPLENEPKEMLTLSEYHERVRSQGQQLQQLQAELDKLHKEVSTVRAANSERVAKLVFQRLNEDFVRKPDYALSSVGASIDLQKTSHDYADRNTAYFWNRFSFWNYARPPTVILEPHVFPGNCWAFEGDQGQVVIQLPGRVQLSDITLQHPPPSVEHTGGANSAPRDFAVFGLQVDDETEVFLGKFTFDVEKSEIQTFHLQNDPPAAFPKVKIQILSNWGHPRFTCLYRVRAHGVRTSEGAEGSATGGPH from the exons ATGGGCAGGAAGCTCTCGGCAGAAGCCGGCGCCTCGGAGCCACAACTGGCAGACAGCCTGTGGCGCGGCAACC AACCCACTGGGTCTCCAGCAGTCTCTGAGGAGCCGCTCGACCTTCTGCCGACCCTggatctgaggcaggagatgCCTCCCTCGCGGGTGTTCAAGAGCTTTCTGA GCCTGCTCTTCCAGGTGCTGAGCGTGTTGTTATCCCTGGCAGGAGACGTGCTGGTCAGCATGTACAG GGAGGTCTGTTCCATCCGCTTCCTGTTCACGGCTGTGTCGCTGCTGAGCCTCTTTCTGGCAG CAATCTGGCTGGGGCTTCTGTACCTGGTCTCTCCTTTGGAGAAT GAACCTAAGGAGATGCTGACTCTAAG tGAGTACCACGAGCGCGTGCGCTCCCAGGGGCAGCAGCTGCAACAGCTCCAGGCCGAGCTGGATAAACTCCACAAGGAGGTGTCCACTGTTCGGGCAGCCAACAGTGAG AGAGTGGCCAAGCTCGTGTTCCAGAGGCTGAATGAGGACTTTGTGCGGAAGCCCGACTATGCGCTGAGCTCTGTGG GAGCCTCCATCGACCTGCAGAAGACATCCCACGACTACGCAGACAGGAACACTGCCTACTTCTGGAATCGCTTCAGCTTCTGGAACTACGCACGGCCGCCCACGGTTATCCTGGAG CCTCACGTGTTCCCCGGGAATTGCTGGGCTTTTGAAGGCGACCAAGGCCAGGTGGTGATCCAACTGCCCGGCCGAGTGCAGCTGAGCGACATCACTCTGCAGCATCCACCGCCCAGCGTGGAGCATACCGGAGGAGCCAACAGCGCCCCCCGCGATTTCGCGGTCTTT GGCCTCCAGGTTGATGATGAAACTGAAGTTTTCTTGGGGAAATTCACCTTTGATGTTGAGAAATCGGAGATTCAGACTTTCCACCTGCAG AATGACCCCCCAGCTGCCTTTCCCAAGGTGAAGATCCAGATTCTAAGCAACTGGGGCCACCCCCGTTTCACATGCTTGTATCGAGTCCGTGCCCATGGTGTGCGAACCTCAGAGGGGGCAGAGGGCAGTGCCACAGGGGGGCCCCATTAA
- the SPAG4 gene encoding sperm-associated antigen 4 protein isoform X1: MRRSSRPGSASSSRKHTPNFFSENSSVSITSEDSNGLRSAGPGPGDPEGRGARGPSCGEPALSAGVPGGTTWAGSSRQKPAPRSHNWQTACGAATVRGGASEPTGSPAVSEEPLDLLPTLDLRQEMPPSRVFKSFLSLLFQVLSVLLSLAGDVLVSMYREVCSIRFLFTAVSLLSLFLAAIWLGLLYLVSPLENEPKEMLTLSEYHERVRSQGQQLQQLQAELDKLHKEVSTVRAANSERVAKLVFQRLNEDFVRKPDYALSSVGASIDLQKTSHDYADRNTAYFWNRFSFWNYARPPTVILEPHVFPGNCWAFEGDQGQVVIQLPGRVQLSDITLQHPPPSVEHTGGANSAPRDFAVFGLQVDDETEVFLGKFTFDVEKSEIQTFHLQNDPPAAFPKVKIQILSNWGHPRFTCLYRVRAHGVRTSEGAEGSATGGPH; the protein is encoded by the exons ATGCGGCGAAGCTCCCGCCCGGGCTCGGCCTCGTCCTCGCGCAAGCACACGCCCAACTTTTTCAGCGAGAACAGCTCAGTGAGCATCACCTCGGAGGACAGCAACGGGCTCCGGTCAGCGGGGCCGGGGCCTGGGGACCCCGAGGGCAGAGGAGCCCGGGGCCCGAGCTGCGGTGAGCCCGCCTTGAGCGCGGGAGTGCCCGGAGGAACCACATGGGCAGGAAGCTCTCGGCAGAAGCCGGCGCCTCGGAGCCACAACTGGCAGACAGCCTGTGGCGCGGCAACCGTGAGGGGCGGGGCCTCGG AACCCACTGGGTCTCCAGCAGTCTCTGAGGAGCCGCTCGACCTTCTGCCGACCCTggatctgaggcaggagatgCCTCCCTCGCGGGTGTTCAAGAGCTTTCTGA GCCTGCTCTTCCAGGTGCTGAGCGTGTTGTTATCCCTGGCAGGAGACGTGCTGGTCAGCATGTACAG GGAGGTCTGTTCCATCCGCTTCCTGTTCACGGCTGTGTCGCTGCTGAGCCTCTTTCTGGCAG CAATCTGGCTGGGGCTTCTGTACCTGGTCTCTCCTTTGGAGAAT GAACCTAAGGAGATGCTGACTCTAAG tGAGTACCACGAGCGCGTGCGCTCCCAGGGGCAGCAGCTGCAACAGCTCCAGGCCGAGCTGGATAAACTCCACAAGGAGGTGTCCACTGTTCGGGCAGCCAACAGTGAG AGAGTGGCCAAGCTCGTGTTCCAGAGGCTGAATGAGGACTTTGTGCGGAAGCCCGACTATGCGCTGAGCTCTGTGG GAGCCTCCATCGACCTGCAGAAGACATCCCACGACTACGCAGACAGGAACACTGCCTACTTCTGGAATCGCTTCAGCTTCTGGAACTACGCACGGCCGCCCACGGTTATCCTGGAG CCTCACGTGTTCCCCGGGAATTGCTGGGCTTTTGAAGGCGACCAAGGCCAGGTGGTGATCCAACTGCCCGGCCGAGTGCAGCTGAGCGACATCACTCTGCAGCATCCACCGCCCAGCGTGGAGCATACCGGAGGAGCCAACAGCGCCCCCCGCGATTTCGCGGTCTTT GGCCTCCAGGTTGATGATGAAACTGAAGTTTTCTTGGGGAAATTCACCTTTGATGTTGAGAAATCGGAGATTCAGACTTTCCACCTGCAG AATGACCCCCCAGCTGCCTTTCCCAAGGTGAAGATCCAGATTCTAAGCAACTGGGGCCACCCCCGTTTCACATGCTTGTATCGAGTCCGTGCCCATGGTGTGCGAACCTCAGAGGGGGCAGAGGGCAGTGCCACAGGGGGGCCCCATTAA